The segment GTAAGGTCTACAATCTAATGCTTGATGACCGAAAAAAAGCCTATCAAGAAGTAAAAAATGATCCTTCTAAAAAAATGAATTTTCCAACACCCGCTAAATACAAGGAAGAATTTCCGTTTTTGAAAGAAGTAGATAGCCTTGCTTTAGCGAATGCACAACTCAATCTAGACAAGGCGTACAAGAACTTCTTTCGTGATAAATCCGTTGGATTTCCTCGTTTCAAAAGCAAAAAAAATCCAGTTCAAAGTTACACCACCAACAATCAAAATGGAACAGTTAGTTTGATTGATCATAAATTCGTCAAAGTTCCTAAATTGAAGTCATTAATTAAAATCAAGCTTCATAGAAGACCGAAAGGAATGATCAAATCAGCGACCATTTCGCGTCATTCAAGTGGTAAATACTATATTTCATTGTTGTGTAAAGAAGAAATTAGCGAACTACCTCAAACGAATTCCGCTATTGGGATTGACCTTGGGATCACTGATTTTGCCATTTTTTCAACTGTTCAAAAGATTGATAACAATAAATTTACCTCAAAAATGGCAAAGAAACTTAAACATGAACAACGTAAATTGTCAAGACGTGCGTTATTAGCTAAACAGAGAGGGTTCAATCTGTTTGAAGCGAAGAATTATCAAAAACAAAAACGGTTAGTCGCTCGATTACACGAAAAAGTAATGAACCAACGGAATGATTTTCTAAATCAATTGAGTACAGAAATGATCAAAAATCACGATATTATCTGTATTGAAGACTTGAATACCAAAGGTATGTTGCGTAACCATAAATTAGCAAAAAGCATTTCTGATGTGTCTTGGTCTAGCTTTGTGAAAAAACTACAGTACAAAGCTGACTGGTACGGTCGGAAAATGATCAAGGTGGATCAATGGTTTCCATCTAGTCAAATCTGTTCGAAATGTGGACAGAAAGACGGCAAGAAATCCCTCGAAATTCGAGAATGGACGTGCCCTCTTTGTCACGCGCATCATGATCGAGATATCAATGCTAGTATCAATATTCTGACCGAAGGACTACGCATAAAATCGCTGACTGAGATAACATAAAGAACCGTAGGAACTACGGAGATCGCTTGGTAAACAAGAGAAACCGCTGTGAGTAAAGAAATACACTTACAGGTATGCTCTATTCCCAAGAAGCTCCCACTTCAAGTGTTAAGAACCGTTAGGTTTAGCAAAGTGGTGAGTAGTTCACCGAATGAGTGCTAAAAATAATAGTGGAAGATTTCACTTTCATCAAAACAATCCAACGATCACTTGGGTTGTTTTTTTTTTGTGTGAAATTTAAGCGCTATCTTTTTGTTCAAAAAAAATTACCAAAAAAATTACACAAAAAACAGATTAGCTTTAGAAAGAGAATAGGTCTGTTATGTATGATAGTAAATATAACAAGAGAAACATAACTAAAACAAATAGAAGAGGATGGTTTTTTATGATGAAAGAAGGAACAAAGTATAAAGGTTATCTGGTATTAGTATGTTCTATCGGTCTTTTAGCAGCATGCAGTTCAGAGACCAAAGATACAAGTGAATCAGATATGCCAAAAGTAAAAAGTGAACGAAAAATAACCGTGGATGGGAAAGAAGGAACAGAAAAAGTTTTAGATAATGGAATGGTTGTTCAAGAGTTTGAGGAAGAAGTCTCGGAAAAAGAAGAGGAATGAGCTTTGGATAGAATTATATAAGCGCTTTTCTAATGACTGATCTGAATGAAGGAGTAGGTACATGAAGCCTAAAAAAATAAAAAAATTCAACCGAAAATGGTATTATTTAGTAGCAGTCATCACTGTTTTACTAGTAGTTGGTGCAATCAGTATAGTTGTTTCTAGTGGGAAAACAAAAGAAGAAAATGCAGGAACAAATATTGAAGCACGGTCTGTCAAATCCCTCATTGATGAGGTGAAAGCGGCGAATTTGATTTTAGCAGGAAAAGTCATGCCAAATAATAGCAACAAAATCAAAATTGATCCAGAACGAGGAACAGTGAAAGATATTCTGGTAAATGAAGGCGATGTCGTAGAAAAAGGGCAACCTTTGTTTACATACCAAACGGATCAACAGAGAAAAGTTGTGGAAGCTGAAATGGACGTAGAAATCAAAGTGAGAGCAGTAGAACAAGCACGAGTGACTGCAAATCAAAAATGGACAGCACATAACCAAAAAGTAGCAGAGCTTGGAAAAGCAAGACAAGATTATGCGAAGGAAAAATCCGAAGAGTTACAAAGTACGATCAAAGCATTAGAAGGAGAAATCACCAGTCTACATGCAGAAGCTATTGCTGGTGACAATGAAGTGAAGAATATAGAAACAGACTTGCGAAAAGCCCAACTACTTCACGAAAACGAAAAAGAACGGCTGAATGAAGACACAGTGACAGCCGATAACTCAGGAAGAATCAAATCATTGAATCGTGACTTAGTCAATCAATCAAAAGAACGTCAAAAAGAAGAAAACTTTATGGAGATCCTTGATGATTCGAACTTGTACGTGGATGGCCAAGTCACTGAATTTGATCGTGAAAAAGTTGCTGTCGATCAGCGAGTAGAAATTATGGATCGTAAAGACCAAGAGAATACTTGGCAAGGAACCATTGTGCAGGTGGCAAATTTAACAAGTGATGCAAAACAAGACGATCAAAAAGAAGAGAATCCAAATTTATCTAAGTTTCCTTACAAAGTTAAGATTGATCCAAAAGAAGAAATGCCACTGATTGGTTCCAATGTGTATGTCAATGTTTTACCGAAAGATTTTGTGTCAGGAAAAGTAATCATCAACCAAAGATACCTCATGGAAAAAGATGGAAAATATTATGTATGGAAAGTAGAAAATGATCGGATCAAAGAGCATGAAGTCAAGGTAAATCCGATGGATAATGAACTCGCAGAAATAGTCGAAGGATTGACTGTTGAAGATCAACTTGCTTTGCCTCAAACAGGAATGGTCGAGGGAATGGAGGTTGGTGCAAGTGTTGACGCTTAACAACATTCAGAAGTCATATTGGCAAGGCGGGAAAGAACTAAAAGTCCTTAAAGATATCTCTTTGCAAATCAATGAAGGAGAACTGGTCGCAATCATGGGGCCATCGGGGTCAGGAAAGTCGACGTTGATGAATATCATTGGTTGTCTGGATACGGCTACATCAGGGGATTACATCGTTGAAGGAACGAATGTCAAAACGTTAGCGGACAATTCATTAGCCGATTTTCGTAACGCAAAAATCGGCTTTGTTTTCCAGAATTTCAATCTCATGCCAAAATTAACTGTTTCGCAAAATGTGGAAATGCCATTAACGTATAAAAAAGTCAATAAAAAAGAGCGGCGTAAGCGTGCCTTGGATATGTTGCAACTCGTAGGGTTAGAGGATCGAAGTGACTTCAAACCAATGGAATTATCAGGAGGACAAAAGCAACGTGTCGCAATTGCGAGAGCTTTAGTGACTAACCCTAGTTTTGTTTTAGGGGATGAGCCGACAGGGGCACTTGATACAAAAACCAGTAGCCAAATCATGGACCTTTTTAAGGAATTCCACCAAGCAGGAAAAACAATTATTCTAATTACCCATGAGCCAGAAATTGCAGCGTTATGTCAGCGCACGATCACTTTACGAGATGGTCAAATAATCAGTGATGAACAAAATAAAGTGAGGTGATCAAGAATGGAAGAAATCAGATTTGCCTTACAATCGATTTTTGCTCATAAGATGCGTTCAGTGTTGACTATGTTAGGTGTCATTATTGGGATTGCTGCCATTATTTCGATTTTCAGCATCATCGGTGGAAATACCGAAAAAATGAAACGAGAAATGATTGGTGGTAACAATAATACGATGAACATCCAATACGATAAAAAAAGTTCATTCCAAAGTGGAAACCTATTTGGGGGAGGCCTATCAGAAAAGGAAGAAAAAAAACCGTTATACCTTCCGTTTTTACGTGAAGATGTATTAAATAAAATTAATGAGATACCAGAGGTCTTAGCAAGTGGCTTGTCATATCAAAAAGATGGGAAAATCTATAGGAAAGCAAAAGGGGCTGACGCCAAAGTTTCTGCTGTCACTTCTTCTGTTGAGGATTTGGAGCAATTAAACTTCATCAAAGGGGAAGGTTTTGCTTCTCAAGCCTTCAAGGAGCAACAACAAGCCATTTTTCTGGAAGATTCCTTGTATGACGAATTATTTCCCAATGAAGAAGGGATCGGACAGTTTGTCGAAGTGAATGGCGTGCCATTCAAAGTTCAAGGGGTATTTCAGTTAGATCCCAATAGTAGTAATCTATTTAGCTTTGAGAAAAGAGCTTATGTTCCTTTACAGCAAGCACATAAACTATCTGATGAGTTAGATATTGTGCCACTTGTCACGATCCAAACAAATAATACCGATCAATTACAAGGCGCTGCAGAAAAAGCAGCAGAGATTCTTAATCAACAGATCCCACCATCCGATTATGAATATGGGGTAATGAATCTGAAAGACTTTGCCAGAGAATTGGAACGAATGAACCAGTCAAGTTTTATTCTCTTGTCCGGTATAGCAAGTATCTCGTTATTAGTAGGGGGGATCGGTGTGATGAATATCATGTTAGTCTCTGTCACGGAAAGAACGAAAGAAATCGGGATAAAGAAAGCACTCGGCGCAAGAAGAAAAATTATTTTAAAACAATTTTTAGTAGAAGCGGTAGTCTTGACATTGATTGGTGGGATACTGGGGATACTTATAGGCTTACTAAGTGGCTATGTTATCACACAGTCGCTTGATTATCCTTATATTGTGTCTGTACTGTCTATTATCGTTAGCTTAGTTTTTTGTTCCCTAATGGGTGTGATATTTGGCTTATTACCAGCGATGAAAGCATCCAAATTAAACCCTATTGAGGCATTACGCTTTGAATAAGGAGAGAGTGATATGGAAAGAATTTTAGTGGTTGAAGATGAATATATGATCAATCAAATCGTGACGGAATTTTTAAAAGAGCGTAAATATGAAGTTTATTCAGTAAGAAGTGGCGAACAGGCATTGGAAGTTTTTGCTGAAGAAACATTTGACTTGATCCTATTGGACATTATGTTGCCTGGGATAAGGGGGACGGATGTTTTAAAGAAAATTCGGGAAACGTCGGATGTGCCGATCATCATGCTGACTGCCTTGGATGATGAATATACGCAGTTGCTCAGTTTTTCTCATTTGATCAGTGACTATGTCGTCAAACCTTTTTCTCCACTTATTTTGATCAAACGGATCGAAAATGTGTTTCGGATGAATCAAGGAAATCCCCACATCACTGTCGGGGAGTACGCCATTGATCTTGATGGTGGTCTTGTAAAATACCAAGAGGAAGAAATCCATTTAACAAGAAAAGAGTATGATATTTTAGTGATTCTAATAAGAAACAAAGGGAAAATCATCACGCGAGAACAATTAGTACATCAAGTTTGGTCGTATGAATATCAGTTGGAAAATCGAATATTAGATAATCATCTAAAAAATATCCGAAAGAAAATGCCACTTTTATCCATAAAAACGATCAAAAATAGAGGCTACCAGCTTGAGGACACGCCATGAGTATCATGCTGAAAAATTTTTTGTTTTCTGGGATCATCATTTTTCTAGTTTCGATTCTTTCGTTGATTGTTTTATATTTCACGATGCCTATCTACTATGAACGAATGAAGCTGAACGAAATAAACAAGGAATTCAATCAAGTGGCAAAGAGTATAGAGAACAAAGACTTAGCTACTATGCAAAAGGTGGTTGATCAATACTGGTTTGGAAGAGAACAAAGTCTTGATATCATGCTGATTAATAACAATGGTATGATCCTTGGTCCCTTCTTTGACGAGAATCTTGACTATTCAGGACTAAGTTTTGTACCTGATGAAACGAACCTTTATCAAGAAATTACTGACAAACAAGGTAACACTTATTATTTAGTTGGTATATACTCAATGCAACCAGTTGAAGAAGCAAGTAAAGTCTTACTTCATTTATATCCATTCATCATCATCGTCTCACTAATCATTGGGGGCATCGGCGCTTACTACTATAGTATTTATTCGACAAAAAAAATCAAAGAGATATCCAAAGTAACAGAAAAAATGATCGAATTAGATGCGGATATTCGTTGTGATGTCAAAGG is part of the Enterococcus mundtii genome and harbors:
- a CDS encoding efflux RND transporter periplasmic adaptor subunit, which produces MKPKKIKKFNRKWYYLVAVITVLLVVGAISIVVSSGKTKEENAGTNIEARSVKSLIDEVKAANLILAGKVMPNNSNKIKIDPERGTVKDILVNEGDVVEKGQPLFTYQTDQQRKVVEAEMDVEIKVRAVEQARVTANQKWTAHNQKVAELGKARQDYAKEKSEELQSTIKALEGEITSLHAEAIAGDNEVKNIETDLRKAQLLHENEKERLNEDTVTADNSGRIKSLNRDLVNQSKERQKEENFMEILDDSNLYVDGQVTEFDREKVAVDQRVEIMDRKDQENTWQGTIVQVANLTSDAKQDDQKEENPNLSKFPYKVKIDPKEEMPLIGSNVYVNVLPKDFVSGKVIINQRYLMEKDGKYYVWKVENDRIKEHEVKVNPMDNELAEIVEGLTVEDQLALPQTGMVEGMEVGASVDA
- the tnpB gene encoding IS200/IS605 family element RNA-guided endonuclease TnpB, producing MERLKAYKFRIYPTEEQEIFFAKSFGCVRKVYNLMLDDRKKAYQEVKNDPSKKMNFPTPAKYKEEFPFLKEVDSLALANAQLNLDKAYKNFFRDKSVGFPRFKSKKNPVQSYTTNNQNGTVSLIDHKFVKVPKLKSLIKIKLHRRPKGMIKSATISRHSSGKYYISLLCKEEISELPQTNSAIGIDLGITDFAIFSTVQKIDNNKFTSKMAKKLKHEQRKLSRRALLAKQRGFNLFEAKNYQKQKRLVARLHEKVMNQRNDFLNQLSTEMIKNHDIICIEDLNTKGMLRNHKLAKSISDVSWSSFVKKLQYKADWYGRKMIKVDQWFPSSQICSKCGQKDGKKSLEIREWTCPLCHAHHDRDINASINILTEGLRIKSLTEIT
- a CDS encoding ABC transporter permease, which codes for MEEIRFALQSIFAHKMRSVLTMLGVIIGIAAIISIFSIIGGNTEKMKREMIGGNNNTMNIQYDKKSSFQSGNLFGGGLSEKEEKKPLYLPFLREDVLNKINEIPEVLASGLSYQKDGKIYRKAKGADAKVSAVTSSVEDLEQLNFIKGEGFASQAFKEQQQAIFLEDSLYDELFPNEEGIGQFVEVNGVPFKVQGVFQLDPNSSNLFSFEKRAYVPLQQAHKLSDELDIVPLVTIQTNNTDQLQGAAEKAAEILNQQIPPSDYEYGVMNLKDFARELERMNQSSFILLSGIASISLLVGGIGVMNIMLVSVTERTKEIGIKKALGARRKIILKQFLVEAVVLTLIGGILGILIGLLSGYVITQSLDYPYIVSVLSIIVSLVFCSLMGVIFGLLPAMKASKLNPIEALRFE
- a CDS encoding response regulator transcription factor, which produces MERILVVEDEYMINQIVTEFLKERKYEVYSVRSGEQALEVFAEETFDLILLDIMLPGIRGTDVLKKIRETSDVPIIMLTALDDEYTQLLSFSHLISDYVVKPFSPLILIKRIENVFRMNQGNPHITVGEYAIDLDGGLVKYQEEEIHLTRKEYDILVILIRNKGKIITREQLVHQVWSYEYQLENRILDNHLKNIRKKMPLLSIKTIKNRGYQLEDTP
- a CDS encoding ABC transporter ATP-binding protein, with the translated sequence MLTLNNIQKSYWQGGKELKVLKDISLQINEGELVAIMGPSGSGKSTLMNIIGCLDTATSGDYIVEGTNVKTLADNSLADFRNAKIGFVFQNFNLMPKLTVSQNVEMPLTYKKVNKKERRKRALDMLQLVGLEDRSDFKPMELSGGQKQRVAIARALVTNPSFVLGDEPTGALDTKTSSQIMDLFKEFHQAGKTIILITHEPEIAALCQRTITLRDGQIISDEQNKVR